A single window of Nicotiana sylvestris chromosome 5, ASM39365v2, whole genome shotgun sequence DNA harbors:
- the LOC104218030 gene encoding uncharacterized protein, with translation MSTVNDNNQLNQQGPTPPHHTPTGSPHQSRGSSPESSTSRVDDLNDQTVEQDALKQLIAERVNSALQAFVRGLINTAQTPPPVNTTTLENPHSVLDNSRSGENPNESRDGGSGSSVNIIFLRVVNERQANDKVIPKVRSLSGFDNSSVITKGEVLLTIFAEHVVKDTNFHVIEVNMTYNIFLGRLWIHDMDVVPSTLHQLIKFPSQWGIHQIRGDQQASRSINSVVIASTVANDADAK, from the exons ATGTCAACCGTTAACGATAACAACCAGCTGAACCAACAAGGTCCAACTCCACCACACCACACACCTACAGGATCCCCTCATCAGTCCCGTGGAAGTTCGCCTGAAAGTTCCACTTCACGCGTTGATGATCTAAACGACCAAACCGTGGAGCAAGACGCTCTAAAGCAATTGATTGCGGAACGCGTGAATAGTGCGCTACAAGCTTTTGTTAGAGGATTAATCAATACGGCGCAAACTCCTCCACCAGTTAATACAACGACTTTGGAGAACCCACATTCGGTGCTTGATAATTCTAGAAGTGGAGAAAATCCTAATGAATCTCGTGATGGAGGGTCGG gtagctcagtaAACATCATTTTCCTGAGGGTGGTGAATGAAAGGCAAGCTAATGATAAGGTCATACCAAAAGTCCGGTCCTTGTCTGGCTTTGATAATTCAAGCGTTATTACAAAAGGGGAAGTTCTACTTACCATATTTGCAGAACATGTTGTCAAGGATACAAATTTCCACGTGATAGAGGTGAATATGACCTATAATATATTTTTGGGAAGACTGTGGATtcatgatatggatgttgtccctTCCACATTGcatcaacttatcaaatttcCTTCACAGTGGGGAATCCATCAAATCCGTGGAGATCAACAAGCTTCAAGAAGTATCAACTCAGTGGTGATCGCAAGCACGGTAGCCAATGATGCAGATGCGAAATAG